The nucleotide window CTTGTAATATTAATTCCTTTTGAAATCAAAGATAAGTATTTTGTAAATTTTCTGTTATCCTTTAATTCTTTCTCAAGAAAATCAGCAATTTGTGAACTTTCCGGAGTTTGATTTGCATTTAAGAAAAAATTAACAGCCATCTGCGGGTTAAATTGTCCTGTATTCGGATCAGAAAATACTTGTCTTGTTAAGGGGTCAATACCTGTTTGAATATTTTCTCCGCTGACAATTTTTGCTAATTCCTGATTGCTTACATCAATACCAAGATCGTCATAAGTTCCTGAAAGAGCATAATTTTTTACAATTTTATCCCAAACTTGGTTTTTAATAAATCTTTGATTTTCTTGATTTATTGTTTGGTCTCCTGTAAGAAGTTTCATCCCCTCCTCATAATTCTTATATCGATTTTGATATTCTTGAATAGAAACTGCAGTACCGTTTATTTCTGCAAGACTCTGTTCTTTTCCTGAAAAAAGTTTACTGACATCTCCTAATAAAAAAGCTAACAAAGCAATACCTATTACAATAGCAATTACCGGTCCTCTGTTCCTAATTTTCTGTAATGTAGCCATTTCTAATTATTATATTTTTTTAGTTCAAAATTTTGAGTTTGCAAATATATAAAAATTCTTTAAGAATAAATTTAATACGTTAAATTATGCCAATTTAGATTTGAAAATATCCATATATTTTTATTTTTTTATTTCTTTGCATCTGTAATTATTGAAAATGACAGAAATTTGTGCATTAGCTTCCGGAAGCAACGGAAATTGTTATTACATCGGAAATGAAAATGAAGCTGTTTTAATTGATATTGGTATTTATTATAAAAGGCTGATTGAAAGATTAGATGATGCAGGCTTGGACAAAAATAAAATTAAAGCAATTTTTATTTCTCATGAACATACAGACCACATTCAAGGTGCAAGGTCAACAAGTAATAAATTGGGCATTCCTGTATTTTACACAAAAAAGACTTATCATAAAAGTTATAATAAAAACAAAGCCCAAAATTTTTCTTTTTTTGAACCGGGAACGCCTTACGAAACAGGTAACATAAAAATTCATTCTTTTTCAAAACAACATGATGCTATAGACCCATGCAGTTTCAGAGTAGAAATCGGGAATAAAAATATCGGGATTATGACTGATATCGGTGAAGCAGATGAAACTCTTCAAAATGAATTTTCAAAATGTGATGCTGTATTTTTGGAATCAAATTATGACGAAGATATGTTACAAACCGGCTTATATCCCTATCATTTAAAACAAAGAGTAAGTTCGTCCAAAGGACATTTATCTAATATGCAAGCAATAGAACTTGTTGAACAATTTGCTTCTCCTCAACTAAAAATAATTTTTCTTTCACATATTTCAGCTGTTAATAATACACGAGAATTAGCCTTGGAAACTTTTTCGCATCTTAAAAATAAATACGAAATATTACTTACTTCAAGACAAGAAATTTCTGAAGTTGTTAGTCTGTAAAAACAAAATGGTTCTACTGTTATTTTAGTGGTAATTAGTTATACTTAAACTTAAAAAAATATTTTGATTTTTCTAAAAATGATTAAATGATATAATGCTTAAATGCTATAATAAAAAGAGATGCTCAATTATACAAATGGTTTATTGCAAACACATTACATGCTAATAAGTTTAAATAGAATACAAACTAATTACTGAAGCATTTAAGCATTGCATCATTATATCATTGTAAAAATATGTATTTAATTACTGTCAATATTTAATAAGTACCGTTAAATTCGTGGTAGTACCAATAAAATAATTATTGTATAAGTTATGTGGTAACGGCAGGATTTAATATTTTTGTAAAAAAATGTTATGACTTCATTTATAAAGGAGATATTTAATATAAACAGTTCGGAACAATTTAATGAAGTTTGCCTCAAAGTATTCAATTATCAATATAAAGAGAATAAAATCTATAAAAAATATGTTGATGAACTGAAAGTTAAAATTAACAATATTGAGAACTGTGATCAAATTCCTTTTTTGCCTGTTGAATTCTTTAAAACTCATAAAATAATAACAGGCACCGGAGTAGTTCAAAAGATTTTCAAAAGCAGCGGAACAACTGGTTTTGTCGCAAGCTCACACTATATTACAGATTTAAATATTTACGAAAAAAGTTTTGTTAAAACATTTAATTTATTTTACGGTAAGCCTGAAAAATATACATTTTTGGCTTTGCTACCCTCTTATTCAGAACGAAATGATTCATCATTAATTTATATGGTTCAAAAATTAATGAATATAAGCAATAAAAAAGATAACAGATTCTATTTGTATGATCATCAAGAACTTTTTGAAAAAATAACAGATTTAGAAAAGCAAAATAAAAAAACAATTTTATTCGGCGTTAGTTTTGCTTTGATTGATTTTTTTGAAAAATATAATATTGAATTAAAACATACAACTATTATTGAAACCGGAGGAATGAAAGGTCGTAAAAAAGAAATTGTCAGAGAAGAACTTCATTCTGTAATTAAATCAGCAACAGGACTTTCCGGTATTCATTCTGAATACGGTATGACAGAATTGCTCTCTCAAGCATATTCAAAAAGTAATAATCTTTATAAAACACCTCCATGGATGAAAATATTAATCAGAGACACAAATGACCCGTTCGACTATATCGAAACCGGCAAATCCGGCGGAATAAATATCATTGATCTTGCAAACATTTATTCTTGTTCTTTTATTGAGACAAAGGATCTTGGAAAGAAGTTGTCCGATGGTTCTTTTGAAGTATTGGGAAGATTTGACGATTCAGATATCAGAGGTTGTAATTTGATGGTGTTATGATTTTTTAATACCTTTGTTTTCATAAACAATTAAATTATGGAAAATATAATCTCAATCTCATATCCTGAATCGCTTGCTTTCTTATTAAAAATGGAAAATCATGAGTTTAAAAGTGAAATAAAAATGATTTCATTAATAAAACTTTATGAAATGGGTAAAATTTCATCAGGATCTGCTGCAAACTTATTAAATATGAGTAGGGTTGACTTTATTGAATCATTACATAAATATAATGTGTCATATTTTTATTACGGATTAGAAAATGAATTAGAAACAGACCTGAAAAATGCGTAAAATTATATCGAATACTACACCTATTCTTTCTTTACTCAAGATAAACAAACTTCATCTTTTAAGAGAACTTTACGGAAAAATTATAATTCCAAATGCAGTTTTTCAGGAAATTGAAGAAGGAAAAGATAAACTATTTTATAAAAATTTAGCATTATTAGATTGGATAATAATTGAAAATATTAAAAACAATAAACCGAAAGAATATATTTTTGATTTAGATGCAGGAGAAGCAGATGTTCTTATTCTTGCAAAGGAACATAATGCAGATTTAGTGATTTTAGATGAAATTTCCGGAAGAAGATACGCCAAACAACTAAATCTAAATTTAACAGGTACAATAGGAATACTCCTCAAAGCCAAAGAGAAAGGATTAATAAAATCTGTTAAAGAACTATTAACAGAATTAACAGAAAAAGGGACATGGTTTCATCCTAAACTGATTTTAAAGACTCTTGAATTAGCTAACGAAAAATAAACATATAATATCATGAACTACGAAAATATTTTAACAGAAATTAAAGACAGTATTTTAACTGTAACATTAAACCGTCCTAAACAATTAAATGCTTTAAACAAAGCTGTTTTTGCAGAGCTTGAACATATCATGACAAATTTTGCAGTAACAGATGAAGTTAAAGGTGTTATAATAACAGGTTCAGGAGAGAAAGCTTTTGCGGCGGGTGCAGATATAAAGGAATTTGCACATTTTAATGTCGAAGAAGGTAAAGAGCTGTCAGCTGACGGACAACGCATCTTCAAAATTATTGAAACTTTTAATAAACCTGTGATTGCTGCTGTAAACGGTTTTGCTCTCGGCGGCGGATTAGAATTGGCAATGGCTTGCCACATCAGACTTGCATCCGATAATGCTCGTTTCGGACAACCCGAAGTCAGTCTTGGTGTTACACCCGGATATGCAGGTACACAACGTCTTACACAACTGGTAGGTAAAGGTAAATCTTTGGAACTGTTAATGACCGGAGCAATGATTAAAGCTGATGAAGCTCTGAATTTGGGATTAGTTAACTATGTTGTTACTCAAGATGAATTAATCATCAAAGCTGAAGAACTGTTGAAATCTGTAATGAAACAATCGCCGGTTGCAGTTGCAGGAGTTATTAAATGTGTAGATGCTTACTATACTGACGGCATTGACGGTTTTAATACCGAAGTTGAAGAATTCGGAAAATGTTTCGGAACTGAAGATTTTAAAGAAGGTACAGATGCTTTTATGAATAAACGTAAAGCTGACTTTCCGGGAAAATAAGAATATAGCTTCGCCATTGTTAAATTGTTTCATTACTACATTGCCTGCCTGCCGGTAGGCTGTTTTTTAATAATTTAACAATGCAGCAATGAAACAATTTAACGTAAAAATATGAGAATAAGTCAAATGATGCACTTTCCTTTAATGGGTGCAGGAACAGGTATCTATGTAGATTTGCTTGCAAAGGAACTTATAAAAAGAGGCAACGAAGTTAATGTATTATGTTCAGACCATAAAATACCGGACAAGCCGTATCCGGTTAATGCTGTTTTATTTAATAAGAGAAAATCAAGTTCTTATCAAGTAAATTTTGATTTTCCGGTTTTTGCATCTCACCCGTTAAGCAAAGGCAAACAATTCGGTGATTTAAGCATAGCTGAAAGAGAAGAATATACAGAAGCTTTCAGAAAAAAAATTGCAGAAGAAATTAAAACATTTAAACCGGACATTATACATGTTCACCACGGTTGGATAATTTCATCAATTGTTTCAGAATACAATATACCTTATGTTATTACTTTACACGGAACAGAATATTATGCCTTTAATGAATTTCCGCAATATCAAGAAGAAGTTTTAAAAGGATTAAAAGGTGCAAAAAAAATAATGGCACTGACTCAAAAAGAAAAAGACCAAGCAATTGAGGCTTACGGTTTAACAGATGATGATATTACAATCGTAAACAGCGGAACTGATACAGATGTATTTACACCAATAAATCTGAACAAAAATGAATTACTTAAGTCTTATTCGATACCACCGACTGACAGGCCAATAGTTTTCTTTGGCGGAAGAATGACTCCTCAAAAAGGATTAGATACTCTTATTAAAGCTGCAAAAATCTATAATGAATCTGAAATTAATCCGATTACAATTCTTGCAGGGGACGGTTCTCTTAAAGAATCCCATGAGAAGTTGGCAAAAGAACTTGATATAAAAGACATTCATTTTATCGGAAATCAAACACATTCACAAATGGTTCATCTGTTTAACTTGGCAGATATTGCTGTCCTGCCTTCTAATTTTGAACCCTTCGGACTTGTTGCCGTTGAATCATTGGCATGCGGGACACCGGTTATTGCCGGAAATACCGGCGGTTTTAAAACAATTGTTAATGAGAATGTAGGCTCAAAGATTGAACCCGGAGATTATAAAACATTAGCCGGTAAAGTTATAAAGTTATTGAATGCAGATTTTAAAAATCAAAACAAACAAAAAATACTTGATTATGTCAGGAAAAATTACAGTTGGAAAAATACAGTTACTCATATTAAAGAAATATATGACAGATGTGTATAGTTTTGAGTATTAAGGGTTTCACTTGAAGTGATAACCCTTAACACAAGCAATATTTATTTCTTATTTTTTCTAATTTCTAATACATTTTCCGTAAAAACCTTACGTTCTTCTTTACTTAAATTGTAAATTGCATCTTTTTCATTATTTTTTAGGTATTCAATACCTACAGCAAACATTTTTAAAATAATGATATTCTCCGGATATTCCGATAATTGCTTTGTGAGTATTTCATTTATATAATTAAGCCTTTCCGGTGAATAATCATTAATATTAATTAAAATCTCAAATAATGCTTTGGGTAATGCTTTTGATAAAGATTTAATTTTTTTTGCTTCATACAAAGTTTTAATCAGAAATACTGAATATGTTTTAATAAAAAAATCCGAACCGAATTTAAAAAAATTATAAAAAACATCTTCACTAAAAGACGGTATAAAAATATCTTCATCAATATTTACTACCTTTTTAAATTGCTCTTTGCTGTTCTTAATATCATTTGCTCTTATATATGCACCGAGTAAGCTAAAATTTGTATAGGGACAATCAGGTTTTATTTCCAAGCCTTTTTTAAATGATTTAACAGCATTTTCTATTTCGTTAATTATTAAATATATTAAGCCTATGCCATTATGTGCGTAATGATTATTAGGGTTAATTTTAATAGCTATTTTGTAATTTTCTATTGCATTGTCGTATTCTTTTAATTCGCTATTTGTAACACCTTTATTATAAAATGCTAAATAAAATTTTGGATTAATTTTAATTGCTTTTTTATAACAATTAATTGCCTTTTTGTATTCTTTCAGTTTATTATATATAATCCCCATATTATTATATGCCAAATCATTTTTTTGATTTATTTCAATTGCTTTTTTGAAACTTTCAATTGCTTTATGGAATTCTGTTAAATTAGTATATATAATTCCCATATTATTATATACAAAAAGATGTTTCGGATTAATTTCAATTGCTTTTTTATAACTTTCAATTGCTTTTTTGTATTCTTTTAGTTCATCATATACAACACCAATATTATAAAATGCATTTTCATCATTTGGATTAATTTCAATTGCTTTTTTAAAATTTTCAATTGCTTTTTTATATTCTTTGAGTTCCCCATAGATAGAACCGATATTATTATATGCTAAGTTATGTTTCGGATTAATTTTAATTGCATTTTTATAACATTCAATTGCTTTCTTGTATTCTTTGAGTTCATCATATACACCTCCAATATTATAAAAAATATTATCATCATTTGGATTAATTTCAATTGCTTTTTTATAATTATTTACTGCCTTTTTATATTCTTTAAGTTTATCATATGCAACACCAATATTATAAAAGGTTACACTATCGTTTGGATTAATTTCAATTGTTTTTTTGAAATTTTCAATTGCTTTTTTGTATTCTTTTAATTCAAAAAATTTAATACCATTATTAAAAGTTTTTAAACTTTCTGATAAATATATATTAGGTTGTTCTTTTTTATCTAAATTATTAACAACTTCATCAATTTTATTATATAATTCTTTATTATCATTAACACAAGATAAATCATTATCTAAATTTGAAATTTGCTCACGAATTTCAGGTTTTAATGCCATTTCGTACATTAAGGCCTCTTTGCGGTATCTTGGTCTTTTATCATCAGATTGAAATTTTGCTCCGTAACTAAATTTTAAATATTTTTCGCTTATTTCTTTTATGCTGTAAAAAGCACTTAAAAAATCAATAAACAGTTTTGAAATACCGGTCGGGTTTTCTCCTATTTCAAAACTTATTCGCATCAAAGGTTCTTTAAGTTCATAAAATACATTATTCCCTGATTTGTTTTTATCTATCATCCCTTCTTTAACCAATAAAGCCAGAATTTTGCTGTTTGTTCTTTGCTCCAAAAAACAAGCTTTTGCAATTTCTTTTCCTTTTACGGCTCTTCTGTTTAAGCTCAAATATTTTACAATCTTTTGTTTTTGAGGTGATAAAGCGTTTACAAATTGTTCGTAATACGGTTTCAGATTATTCATTACTTTTATAAAAATATCTGAAAGTTCAGATTTATACTCTGCTTTTAAAAATGAATAAAAAGTAACCAATAAGCGGTGGTTGCCTTCGGTAAGTTCATATATTGCTCTTATTTTTCCTTGAAATTCTGTAGTGTTCATTTCATTTAACAGAGATTTGTTTTTCTCAACTTCTGCAATTGCTTTTATAAACTCAACAGCTTCATGATAGCTTAATTTCTTTAAATGAAAAATATTAAAAAAATTATAAAAAGGATATTCACTGTCTTGAATGCTTGAAATTAAGTTTTGAGAGCTTGCGATAATACTTAAATTATTATACTCATGCATAAAATCTCTTAATTGTGCTTGCCCCTCTTTTTTTAGAGCTTTTAGAATTTTATCAAGATTTTCAATAAGCATAATAATAATTCTTTTCCCTGCAAAATCGTTTAATGTTTTTTTAAGAAAATATACTTGATCGTGCGTGTCCGTAATTTCAGAAGCTTCTTCAATTTTGCTTTGAAGTTTTTCACTGCCATCAACTTTATATCTCATGAACGAACGTAAAATACTAACTAATAAATCCGTAAAGCTTGCAATGCCTACTTCGTCTTCCGACATATATGCAATTATTTTTTTTTCTGCTATTTTCTTATTATTCATAAAACGGTGATATAAAACTTTTATAATATGAGTTTTTCCGCTTCCTCTTGTTGCAATAATCAAAGATTGATAAGTAGATTTTTTTAATATTTTAGCTACACAGTTTCTTTCAATTTCATCAACTGTTTTTTTTCTTACTGTCAGCGTTTTCTCTAATATTTTTGGATTTACGCTTTTTGCTCCGAATGTTAATAGTGTATTTATCATTTTTATTTATGTATTAAAAAGCTTTATTAATATCCCACCATTTCTTTAAAATTGAATATTTAAAATCGAAGTACCTTTCTCGTTCTTTTAATTTACGAATAAGATAACCGTCATTTCTTAATCTTTCAATTTCATTGTTTACATCAATACGATCAATTTCTTGAATAAAGGCAAATACATGATTGTAAATTTCTATTTCAGAAGACATTTTATCATTTTTGCTTACAAAATTTAAAATATTTTCAGATATTTTTGCTTTAGGATAAAACAACTTTATTCTGTCATAAAAATGTCTAATGCTTTCTTTGCTTGATGTATCATTTAATATCTCATCAAAAGCATTATTAATTACTGTCCTACTGATTTTGTCTATATTTCTTATTTTATCAAATACGACATCTATGAAATACGGAATATTATTTGATTTCTTACAAATATATTTTATGTTTTTTTCAGTAATCTCAATTTCACAACCTAATTCCAAACACTTCCCGAAATATAAAGCATTTTCATCAGTAAAAGGTTGCAAATTATACTTGTACATGTGATTTAAAGGATCTCCGATGTTTTCTGTTTTTTTTATCTTATCTAATACTAAATCAATTCCTATAGAACCGCAATATACAAATCTGATATTTTTGAATTTACCAATATAAGTAATATCCCTTAAAAAACCGATAAGTATTGCAGCTTCTTTTTCAGGCAATTTGTCAAGAAAAATTGAAAATTCGTCCAGAATGATTACTATTTTTTTTCCTTCATTTTGCTTTGTTAAATTTTCAAAAAGAGATTTAATTTCCTGTTGCCAATAATCTTGTTTTTCTTTAAATTCAATAGGTCCGAGTTTACTGACATTTTCTGTAAATTTATTATAGGATTTTTCTATTATAGTCAGCTTGCTTTCCTCTATAAGGTTTCTTTCTTTAATCTTTTCATATATTATTTTATACAAATAATTAACGGTAGAAACACTTTCTATCGGAAAATATAACATAATAAAACCGTCTTGGGGTTGTTTTTCCATCTTACGTAAAATAGAACTTTTTCCGAAACGTCTTTCTGCAAAAAGTGTTAATCCTTGTTTTTCCAATTTTTCCCAAAATTTTTCAATTTCTTTATCTCGCCCGACAATTTCATCAGTTGAAACAATCCCTCCTGTATTGGGTGTAATTGGTATAATTTTTAATTCTTTCATAACTTTTCAACTTTACATTTACGCAAATATACGAATATTTTTTCGTACGAAAAAATATTCGTACGAAAATTAATGCTGTGACAAATATTTCTTTATTAAATTTAAATTATAAAATACATTTAAGTTGATTATTAATAATTAACTTATAATTTAATCCCAAATATTATATATCTCATCAAATATATATATCCTTTCATCAATACAGGCTTCAAATATTAGGTAAGTACGGGTTTTTGCGGTACTTTTGTTTCAACAACTGAATAACCTTTTATATATAATCTCAACACCAAAAAAATAGACTGCAATAAAACTTATTATGAAATTACAAAGAGATGCAAAAATTTGCATCTCTTTTTTTTATTCCTATAAGCTGATAATTTATAAGCCAATATAAGCCTCTCATATTCAGGGATTAAGCTCGTCGCTATCCGACATATCTTCAACGGCATAAATTGTTAAGTTATTTGTTGACAAACCCTAAAGCCCGGGCTGCTGTAATATTTATCTGCATGAAAATAAAGACTGTATTTTAAAAAAAATTAGTCCTATTCATGTTTTTTTTATAATTTTAAAATTGAATCTGCTCCGAAAACGGTCAGACGGGTATATTTGAAAAACATAATAAGTTTAATGTCTTATTTTCAGTTAATCAGAAAACCCGTCAGACCGATATTTATACATATTTTGACTTTTCGGAGTGGACACAAAATTAACATTCAAAACCCGTTAAACCCCTTTTATATGAACCGAAATCACACCAAAAAAGCCTGTCTGCCGAACAGGCAGGCATTTATAATAATACTGTTTATTGTAACATGCACGGTAAGTTTTGCACAAAATCACATCAAAACCGACAGCCTCAAAAACTTGTTAAAAACCGTTAATATAAACGAAAGACCAAAACTTTTGAATGAACTCGCAAAAGAATATTTGCCCAACTTTCCCGAAAAGGCAAAAAAAAATGCAAGCCTTGCACTGCAATTTGCGAGAAAACAAAATAACAGAATTGAACAAGCATTTGCTTTAAAATATATTGGTGTGGCATTATATTATCAATCAGAATATGAAAAAGCATTGGAAAACTATAATAACTCCATGCAAATATTTAAAGAACTTGATAATAAACCTGAAATTGCAAAATTATTTAATAATACAGGATTAATTTATAAAGAATTAAACAATTATGAAAAAGCTTTGGAATATTTTCAAAAGGTATTAAAAACAGACAAAAAAAACAAGGATAAAAGAGGAGTTGCATATTCGTTAAATAATATTGGTCTTATTTATTATGAATTAAACAATTATGAAGATGCTTTGGAATATTTTCAAAAATCATTGAAAAAAGAAAAAGAAATTGATAACAAAAACGGACTTGCAAAATCATTAAATAATATAGGAATTATTTATCAGGAATTAAACAATTATGAAGATGCTTTGGAATATTATCAAAAGTCATTAAAAATAAAAGAAGAAATCAAGGATAAAAAAGGAATTGCAAATACCTTAAATAATATCGGAATTATTTATAAAGAATTAAACAATTATGAAGAAGCTTTGGAATATCATCAAAAATCATTACAAATAAGAGGAGAAATCAAGGATAAAAGAGGAATTGCATCTTCGTTAAATAATATCGGAGAACTATACAACAAACTCGGGAACTTCAATAAAGCATTATTGTATTTTGGTAAAAGCCTTGAAATGTCTGAATTTCTTGATGCAAAAGATATGATTATAGATAATTATAAATTTATTTCCGAAACCTATTCGGCAACAGGAAATTACAGAAAGGCTTTTGAATATCATAAACAATACACCGGTTTAAAAGATTCTGTATTCAGTTTGGAAACATACAAGCAAATTGCAGATATGAAAACCAAGTATGAAACAGAGAAAAAAGATAAACAAATACAAACATTAGAATACGAAAATAATATAAAAACCATAAAAATTAAGCACCATAAAAAAACTCATATAATATATATCACAGGATTACTTCTTACATTAATTGCAATTACAATAATCCTTATTTTATTAAGAAAAAAAAACAGGGCATATAAATTTCTTGTTTCTAAAAACCTTGATGTGCTGTCGAAAGAAAAAGAACTGAAAAATATTAAAGAAAACTTGCAAATCGGCAATACGTATTCTCAAAATAATGTACACAATGATGAAAAAGAAAAAATATTGAGAAGATTAGAAAGACTGTTTGAAACAGACAAATCTTTTACACAACACAGCCTTACAATTGACAAACTGGCAAAAAAATTATCAATAAACAAAAATTATCTTTCCGGAGTAATAAATAACGAATACAAAAAAAATTATAATGATTTTATTAATGAATACAGGGTAAAAGAAGCCATGTTGCTGTTATCTGACAAAAAGAACAAAAAATATACTGTTGAAGCCATTGCAAAAGAAGCAGGTTTCAGATCTTTATCTACTTTTAACCCTGTTTTTAAAAAATATACCGGTTTAACTCCTTCAAAATTTTTAAAAACTTTAAATTTATAAACTAAAGCCAAGTTACTTTTCGTTTTTTAAAACAATTACCTGCTCTCATATTCTTTATCTTTACAGACCGTTCCTACGGAACTTATCTTATTATGGTTCATCCGAATAATACGTATTTTTGTTTTTAAACATACAAAATTAATAATGAAATATTTATTGTTTTGTAAAAATCAGCACCATAATTTATTATGGTGTTTTAAAAATTGCTACATCAAATATAGTGCGTTTTAACGTACTTTAAATTTGCTTTTTCAGATGTTTTTCAATATAAAAATGTAATTTTCGGTATTTCTGTAAAGTCATCTTAAAGATGACTTTTGTTTGCTGTATGTCTTTTAATTACACCAAGTTATACTTCGACTAAAACGCTCAGCATAAAAAACTTGGTGCTGTTTTTACCTTAATTGTTTTTAGATAAATCAAAAAAAATTGAAAAATCAAACCGATTTTCAATCATTTTCCCTAAAAAAAACCAATAAAACAGTGTTTTTGGCGGTTTCAAAACCATATAAAGCTTTATCTGGCTAACATGCTGTTACACAGCCCGTAACAAGCCGTATTTATACTTCCGAAATGATACTTTCGAAAGGATTTTATTTGCTTTTTGCAAAAAATCATAATTAATTTACATAAGCAAAAAAAGCACTTTTTTATTTGTATAAATTTTTTTTATTTATTCATTAAAATTATAAAAGTTATGAAAAGAAAAATTAACATTATAATCAGTGCAGTATTAATTTTATTAATATTGCCTATGCAGTTTGGATGTAATAAAGACAAATTGCTGAAAACACAAACAGATGATTTTGACCCTTGGGTGTATGATTTTAACGGCAACGGGCAGATAGATGAAGACGAACTTGAAGCAATATTAAATGATTTTGCAGAAAATAAAATTAATGAAGAAGAGTTTAAAGCCGGCATTGAGTTGTGGGCAAGCCATGGCACCGGACAGGAAGGAAACTCAACTAAAAGTGATTTTGAACCATGTTCTTATGATTCTAATTTTAATGGTGTCATAGATAAAGCAGAGGCAGTGGAAGCAATAAATGATTATTTATTTGAAGGAACTATTACGAAAGCACAGTGTATAGAAGTATTAAATATGTACTTATTCGGGGGAAGCCCTTGTAGCGACGACTTCTTTTTTGTTCATATTACC belongs to Bacteroidales bacterium and includes:
- a CDS encoding tetratricopeptide repeat protein, which gives rise to MINTLLTFGAKSVNPKILEKTLTVRKKTVDEIERNCVAKILKKSTYQSLIIATRGSGKTHIIKVLYHRFMNNKKIAEKKIIAYMSEDEVGIASFTDLLVSILRSFMRYKVDGSEKLQSKIEEASEITDTHDQVYFLKKTLNDFAGKRIIIMLIENLDKILKALKKEGQAQLRDFMHEYNNLSIIASSQNLISSIQDSEYPFYNFFNIFHLKKLSYHEAVEFIKAIAEVEKNKSLLNEMNTTEFQGKIRAIYELTEGNHRLLVTFYSFLKAEYKSELSDIFIKVMNNLKPYYEQFVNALSPQKQKIVKYLSLNRRAVKGKEIAKACFLEQRTNSKILALLVKEGMIDKNKSGNNVFYELKEPLMRISFEIGENPTGISKLFIDFLSAFYSIKEISEKYLKFSYGAKFQSDDKRPRYRKEALMYEMALKPEIREQISNLDNDLSCVNDNKELYNKIDEVVNNLDKKEQPNIYLSESLKTFNNGIKFFELKEYKKAIENFKKTIEINPNDSVTFYNIGVAYDKLKEYKKAVNNYKKAIEINPNDDNIFYNIGGVYDELKEYKKAIECYKNAIKINPKHNLAYNNIGSIYGELKEYKKAIENFKKAIEINPNDENAFYNIGVVYDELKEYKKAIESYKKAIEINPKHLFVYNNMGIIYTNLTEFHKAIESFKKAIEINQKNDLAYNNMGIIYNKLKEYKKAINCYKKAIKINPKFYLAFYNKGVTNSELKEYDNAIENYKIAIKINPNNHYAHNGIGLIYLIINEIENAVKSFKKGLEIKPDCPYTNFSLLGAYIRANDIKNSKEQFKKVVNIDEDIFIPSFSEDVFYNFFKFGSDFFIKTYSVFLIKTLYEAKKIKSLSKALPKALFEILININDYSPERLNYINEILTKQLSEYPENIIILKMFAVGIEYLKNNEKDAIYNLSKEERKVFTENVLEIRKNKK
- a CDS encoding tetratricopeptide repeat protein, yielding MNRNHTKKACLPNRQAFIIILFIVTCTVSFAQNHIKTDSLKNLLKTVNINERPKLLNELAKEYLPNFPEKAKKNASLALQFARKQNNRIEQAFALKYIGVALYYQSEYEKALENYNNSMQIFKELDNKPEIAKLFNNTGLIYKELNNYEKALEYFQKVLKTDKKNKDKRGVAYSLNNIGLIYYELNNYEDALEYFQKSLKKEKEIDNKNGLAKSLNNIGIIYQELNNYEDALEYYQKSLKIKEEIKDKKGIANTLNNIGIIYKELNNYEEALEYHQKSLQIRGEIKDKRGIASSLNNIGELYNKLGNFNKALLYFGKSLEMSEFLDAKDMIIDNYKFISETYSATGNYRKAFEYHKQYTGLKDSVFSLETYKQIADMKTKYETEKKDKQIQTLEYENNIKTIKIKHHKKTHIIYITGLLLTLIAITIILILLRKKNRAYKFLVSKNLDVLSKEKELKNIKENLQIGNTYSQNNVHNDEKEKILRRLERLFETDKSFTQHSLTIDKLAKKLSINKNYLSGVINNEYKKNYNDFINEYRVKEAMLLLSDKKNKKYTVEAIAKEAGFRSLSTFNPVFKKYTGLTPSKFLKTLNL